A single Thiohalobacter thiocyanaticus DNA region contains:
- a CDS encoding TIGR03013 family XrtA/PEP-CTERM system glycosyltransferase, whose product MATIRIFRHYIPTAFLYLAVLEGVFFFLAFEWAVAIRFWESDPATVASVQPVWPKAIVFSLTLVLSMAGMGLYERRTRDGFEGLLLRAMASFALSLVPLAVIFYLAPELFLGRGALAIAYSISLLGLVLTRGLFLRLGDQSMLKRRVLVLGTGRKAALITRYRRSSDMRELHLVGFARMGDAEEQVDPERILEIDSPLAEYVTDHDIDEIVVAVDDRRRGLPVDEILDCKMSGVDVVDLLSFFERELGKIKLDVLDPSWMFLSDGFRGGAVRAYLKRLFDLTLALVLLPLLLPFMLVVAIAVFVEGGFRGPILYRQVRVGENGRPFRIVKFRSMRTDAEKDGAQWASRNDARVTRVGGIIRKVRLDELPQIFNVLRGNMSFVGPRPERPEFVEQLAEKIPYYNERHRVKPGLTGWAQVCYQYGSSEEDAFEKLQYDLYYVKNYSLLLDLMILVQTVEVVLMGKGAH is encoded by the coding sequence ATGGCAACGATCAGGATATTCCGCCACTACATCCCCACCGCCTTTCTCTATCTGGCGGTGCTCGAGGGTGTGTTCTTCTTTCTCGCCTTCGAATGGGCCGTGGCCATCCGCTTCTGGGAGTCCGATCCGGCCACCGTGGCCAGCGTCCAGCCGGTCTGGCCCAAGGCGATCGTGTTCTCCCTGACGCTGGTACTCAGCATGGCCGGGATGGGACTGTACGAGCGGCGCACCCGGGACGGCTTCGAGGGCCTGCTGCTGCGCGCCATGGCCAGTTTCGCGCTGAGCCTGGTGCCGCTGGCGGTGATCTTCTACCTGGCGCCGGAACTGTTCCTCGGCCGCGGGGCACTGGCCATCGCCTATTCCATCAGCCTGCTCGGGCTGGTCCTCACCCGCGGCCTGTTCCTGCGCCTGGGTGACCAGTCCATGCTCAAGCGGCGGGTGCTGGTGCTGGGTACGGGCAGAAAGGCCGCCCTGATCACCCGCTACCGGCGCAGCAGCGACATGCGGGAACTGCATCTGGTCGGGTTTGCCCGCATGGGCGATGCCGAGGAGCAGGTCGATCCCGAACGCATCCTCGAAATCGACAGCCCGCTGGCAGAATATGTCACCGATCATGATATCGACGAAATCGTGGTGGCGGTGGACGACCGTCGCCGCGGCCTGCCTGTGGACGAGATCCTGGACTGCAAGATGAGCGGCGTCGACGTGGTCGACCTGCTGAGTTTCTTCGAGCGCGAACTGGGCAAGATCAAACTCGATGTGCTGGACCCGAGTTGGATGTTCCTCTCGGACGGGTTCCGGGGCGGGGCGGTGCGTGCTTATCTCAAGCGCCTGTTCGATCTCACGCTGGCCCTGGTGCTGCTGCCGCTGCTGCTGCCGTTCATGCTGGTGGTGGCCATCGCCGTGTTCGTCGAGGGCGGTTTCCGCGGGCCGATCCTGTACCGTCAGGTGCGGGTCGGGGAAAACGGCCGTCCCTTCCGGATCGTGAAGTTCCGCAGCATGCGCACGGATGCCGAAAAGGACGGCGCCCAATGGGCCAGCCGCAACGATGCCCGGGTGACGCGCGTGGGCGGGATCATACGCAAGGTGCGTCTGGACGAACTGCCGCAGATCTTCAATGTGCTCCGGGGCAACATGAGTTTCGTCGGGCCGCGTCCGGAACGGCCCGAGTTCGTGGAGCAGCTGGCCGAGAAGATCCCGTATTACAACGAGCGTCACCGGGTCAAACCGGGACTGACCGGCTGGGCACAGGTCTGCTACCAATACGGCTCTTCGGAAGAGGACGCCTTCGAGAAGCTGCAGTACGATCTGTACTATGTGAAGAACTACAGCCTGCTGCTGGATCTGATGATACTGGTGCAGACCGTGGAGGTTGTTCTGATGGGCAAAGGGGCCCACTGA
- a CDS encoding cyclic nucleotide-binding domain-containing protein: protein MVPSLQSLLQHPGFAEGRYWHRADYPANHCLFRAGDPGDEVYVLLSGRVRVTGDVSLDDERHIRPGVCDLGPGAVFGELALFDAGPRSASVTTLEPVELAVLDGVELLRFFDAHPDIGYPVLREIIEMLVGRLRLTNDKVWSLLAWGLKVHSIDRLL from the coding sequence GTGGTGCCGTCTCTGCAGTCGCTGCTGCAGCACCCCGGATTCGCCGAGGGCAGGTACTGGCACCGGGCCGACTATCCGGCCAACCACTGTCTGTTCCGGGCCGGGGATCCGGGCGATGAAGTCTATGTGCTGCTCAGCGGGCGGGTGCGCGTCACCGGTGACGTCAGCCTGGACGATGAGCGCCATATTCGTCCCGGGGTGTGCGACCTCGGGCCGGGCGCGGTGTTCGGCGAACTGGCGCTGTTCGATGCCGGCCCGCGTTCGGCCAGCGTGACCACGCTGGAACCGGTGGAACTGGCCGTGCTCGACGGGGTGGAACTGCTGCGCTTCTTCGATGCCCATCCGGATATAGGTTATCCGGTGCTGCGCGAGATCATCGAGATGCTGGTGGGGCGGCTGCGGCTGACCAACGACAAGGTCTGGTCGCTGCTGGCCTGGGGGCTGAAGGTGCATTCCATCGATCGGCTGCTGTAG